One window of Candidatus Microthrix subdominans genomic DNA carries:
- a CDS encoding SDR family oxidoreductase: MSGICEGRVVIITGAGRGLGRAHALEFARQGAAVVVNDVGVAQDGSDPSATPAQEVVDEIVAAGGRAVTSTDDVADWDGAEALIATAVDTFGGLDTLVNNAGIVRDRMFVSAQPDEWDAVMHVHLRGHFAPARHAVNYWRAQAKEGNQRAARIINTSSGAGLMGSVAQAAYSAAKAGIATLTLVQAAELGRYGITSNALAPSARTRMTEEAFPEMMAAPTDASFDAMDPANVSPLVAWLGSDLSGDVTGRVFESEGGKVGIAEGWRHGPSEDKGARWEAAELSDVIARLLVAAETPTPVYGAQ, translated from the coding sequence ATGTCGGGTATCTGTGAGGGACGAGTGGTGATCATCACCGGTGCGGGCCGAGGGCTGGGCCGGGCCCATGCTCTGGAGTTCGCTCGGCAAGGCGCGGCGGTGGTCGTCAACGACGTCGGGGTGGCCCAGGACGGGTCCGATCCCAGCGCCACTCCCGCCCAAGAGGTGGTCGACGAGATCGTCGCTGCCGGTGGGCGAGCTGTGACGAGCACCGATGATGTCGCCGACTGGGACGGCGCCGAGGCGTTGATCGCCACCGCCGTCGACACCTTCGGTGGCCTCGACACACTGGTGAACAACGCAGGCATCGTTCGCGATCGGATGTTCGTGTCCGCCCAGCCCGACGAGTGGGACGCGGTCATGCACGTTCACCTGCGCGGCCACTTCGCCCCTGCCCGCCACGCGGTCAACTACTGGCGGGCCCAGGCCAAGGAGGGCAACCAGCGGGCGGCCCGTATCATCAACACCTCGTCGGGTGCCGGGTTGATGGGGTCGGTCGCCCAGGCCGCCTACTCGGCCGCCAAGGCCGGAATCGCCACCCTCACGCTGGTGCAGGCGGCCGAACTGGGTCGCTACGGCATCACCTCCAACGCGCTCGCCCCGTCGGCCCGCACCCGCATGACCGAGGAGGCCTTTCCCGAGATGATGGCCGCCCCGACCGATGCCAGCTTCGACGCCATGGACCCGGCCAACGTGTCCCCGCTGGTCGCCTGGTTGGGCTCTGATCTCTCCGGCGACGTCACCGGTCGCGTGTTCGAGTCCGAGGGCGGCAAGGTCGGCATCGCCGAGGGATGGCGCCACGGCCCGTCCGAGGACAAGGGAGCCCGCTGGGAAGCCGCCGAGCTCAGCGACGTCATCGCTCGGCTGCTCGTTGCGGCGGAGACCCCGACGCCGGTCTACGGCGCGCAGTAG
- a CDS encoding FKBP-type peptidyl-prolyl cis-trans isomerase, with the protein MEKRGAPEVEVPDKPATELEVIDLEEGTGDEVGPGATITAHYIGVGQASGKKFDSSWDQDQPATFSLDGVIPGWTEGLVGMKVGGRRELIIPGAQAYSDQPPEGSGIEPDETLVFVIDLVRIDDPGPAIDAKAQAAAQERGEPKIQVPDPLPTELTVTDDVEGTGDEVKKGDEVTVSYAGASASTGTIFDSSWERGQPVTFKLDEVIPGWGEGLVGMKVGGRRTLVIPPEQAYGDTPPPGSDMKPGETLVFVVDLVGIG; encoded by the coding sequence ATCGAAAAGCGTGGCGCACCCGAGGTGGAGGTGCCGGACAAGCCGGCCACCGAACTCGAGGTCATCGACCTGGAGGAGGGAACCGGCGACGAGGTGGGCCCCGGCGCCACGATCACCGCGCACTACATCGGCGTCGGCCAGGCATCCGGCAAGAAGTTCGATTCGTCCTGGGATCAGGACCAGCCGGCGACGTTCTCGCTCGACGGGGTGATCCCCGGGTGGACCGAGGGCCTGGTCGGCATGAAGGTGGGCGGTCGGCGAGAGCTGATCATCCCGGGAGCCCAGGCTTACAGCGATCAGCCGCCCGAGGGGTCGGGCATTGAACCGGACGAAACGCTGGTGTTCGTCATCGACCTGGTGCGCATCGATGATCCCGGCCCCGCAATCGACGCGAAGGCCCAGGCCGCCGCCCAGGAGCGAGGCGAACCCAAGATCCAGGTTCCAGATCCCCTGCCCACCGAGCTGACGGTGACCGACGATGTTGAGGGCACCGGCGACGAGGTGAAGAAGGGCGACGAGGTGACCGTCTCCTACGCGGGGGCCAGCGCCTCGACCGGGACCATCTTCGACTCGTCCTGGGAGCGCGGACAACCGGTCACGTTCAAGCTCGACGAGGTGATTCCCGGATGGGGCGAGGGGCTGGTCGGCATGAAGGTTGGCGGTCGGCGCACGCTGGTGATCCCACCGGAGCAGGCGTACGGAGACACGCCTCCGCCAGGGTCGGATATGAAGCCAGGCGAGACGCTCGTGTTCGTCGTCGACCTGGTCGGCATCGGCTGA
- a CDS encoding SDR family oxidoreductase — translation MGMLDGKRAVVTGVGPGLGTEMALGLAREGADVALVARSERVTPEVAAEIEAMGRRAPTVSANIIDTDDVARMVDEVGEAFEGRVDVLVNSAFRSGDFTSFADADLDRWRKITEVNLWGGLSVTQAMLPLLDRAVDESDDARVIMVNTMSIQRIQAGSGAYAASKGGLAGATQVISRELGPRGIRVNSVHPGYIYGDSVRIYFEMQAEARGEGVTPEDVYAEMASETALGYLPTPAEIAGTVVFLASPLAKPITGAAIPVNCGHWIPGLT, via the coding sequence ATGGGAATGTTGGACGGTAAGCGGGCGGTGGTGACCGGCGTGGGGCCGGGGCTGGGCACCGAGATGGCGTTGGGCCTGGCGCGGGAGGGCGCCGACGTGGCGCTGGTGGCCCGCTCCGAGCGGGTGACCCCCGAAGTGGCGGCCGAGATCGAGGCGATGGGGCGCCGGGCACCGACCGTGTCGGCCAACATCATCGACACCGACGACGTCGCCCGCATGGTAGACGAGGTGGGCGAGGCGTTCGAAGGGCGGGTGGATGTGCTGGTCAACTCGGCGTTCCGTAGCGGCGACTTCACCTCGTTCGCCGACGCCGATCTGGACCGCTGGCGCAAGATCACCGAGGTGAACCTGTGGGGCGGGCTCAGCGTCACCCAGGCCATGTTGCCGCTGCTCGACCGGGCGGTTGACGAATCCGACGATGCCCGGGTCATCATGGTCAACACGATGTCGATCCAGCGCATCCAGGCTGGTTCTGGGGCCTATGCGGCATCCAAGGGGGGGCTGGCCGGGGCGACCCAGGTGATATCCCGCGAGCTTGGGCCTCGCGGCATCCGGGTGAACTCGGTGCATCCGGGCTATATCTACGGTGACTCGGTGCGGATCTACTTCGAGATGCAGGCCGAGGCTCGAGGCGAAGGGGTCACCCCAGAGGACGTCTACGCCGAGATGGCCTCCGAGACCGCTCTCGGCTACCTCCCGACGCCTGCCGAGATCGCCGGGACGGTCGTCTTCCTCGCGTCGCCGCTGGCCAAGCCGATCACGGGCGCCGCCATCCCGGTCAACTGCGGCCATTGGATACCCGGGCTCACCTGA
- a CDS encoding NrdH-redoxin, which produces MTDRHHTDHSETAAAEPDTGEVAGRVVEFYWRPGCPFCMSLKHSLDRAGIAMDALNIWDEPGAAAVVRRATGGSETVPTVGFGGDYLVNPRPAQVLNLIATHNPEWARTLVEKQPPKRRRFRRN; this is translated from the coding sequence ATGACCGACCGTCACCACACCGACCACTCCGAGACCGCGGCGGCCGAGCCGGACACCGGCGAGGTGGCCGGCCGGGTTGTCGAGTTCTACTGGCGACCCGGCTGCCCCTTCTGCATGTCGCTGAAGCACTCGCTCGACCGGGCCGGCATCGCCATGGATGCGCTGAACATCTGGGACGAGCCGGGCGCCGCCGCTGTGGTGCGCCGGGCCACCGGGGGCAGTGAAACGGTACCCACCGTCGGCTTCGGCGGTGACTACCTGGTCAACCCCCGCCCGGCCCAGGTGCTCAATCTGATCGCCACCCACAATCCGGAGTGGGCTCGGACACTGGTTGAAAAACAGCCCCCGAAGCGACGCCGGTTCAGGCGGAACTGA
- a CDS encoding phosphotransferase family protein, whose protein sequence is MGDGTIDQDRIGGAAKLSADKFTTTTRDPDQLGRRIGDWLGTKLGKGSNPTVFEVSKPEGNGMSSETLLFSARWRDGADVVERRLVARIQPELDKVPVFSSYDLRLQFDVMALVGGATDVPVPEVLWFEGDGSVIGAPFFVMARSAGDVPPDVMPYTFPDSCWLNGASTVDQARLQGSAVEALAALHELGPETHDLDFLAPERPGETSLERHLAAWQDYLDWATHDERSPLLDECFAWLRANLPAEGIDTGPPRLSWGDARIGNMMFVDFEVAAVLDWEMASIAPPEVDLGWMTYLHRFFDDLTVDLGAEGMRQFMRPADVVATYEAASGRTVGDLRWHMAYAAMRHGVIMRRVTERSIHFGEAVRPESIDDLIIHGATLRSMLDGTYWDDVGF, encoded by the coding sequence ATGGGCGACGGGACAATCGATCAGGACCGGATCGGAGGTGCCGCCAAGCTGTCGGCGGACAAGTTCACCACGACCACGCGCGACCCGGATCAGCTCGGACGCCGTATCGGTGACTGGTTGGGGACGAAGCTTGGGAAGGGGTCGAACCCAACGGTTTTTGAGGTCTCCAAGCCGGAAGGCAACGGCATGTCGTCGGAGACGCTGCTGTTCAGCGCCCGCTGGCGCGACGGCGCCGATGTGGTCGAGCGGCGCCTGGTGGCCCGCATCCAGCCCGAACTCGACAAGGTGCCGGTCTTTTCCTCCTACGACCTGCGGCTGCAGTTTGACGTCATGGCATTGGTGGGCGGTGCCACCGACGTGCCCGTGCCCGAGGTGCTGTGGTTCGAGGGCGACGGCTCGGTGATCGGCGCACCGTTCTTCGTCATGGCGCGCTCCGCAGGAGACGTGCCGCCCGACGTGATGCCGTACACGTTTCCGGACAGCTGCTGGCTCAACGGGGCGTCGACCGTCGATCAGGCTCGCCTGCAAGGGTCGGCGGTCGAGGCGTTGGCCGCACTGCACGAGCTGGGCCCCGAGACCCATGACCTCGACTTTCTCGCCCCGGAGCGACCGGGCGAGACGTCCCTCGAACGCCACCTGGCGGCGTGGCAGGACTACCTCGATTGGGCCACCCACGACGAGCGTTCGCCCCTGCTCGACGAGTGCTTCGCCTGGCTTCGAGCCAACCTGCCGGCCGAGGGCATCGACACCGGCCCGCCCCGCCTCAGCTGGGGGGATGCCCGCATCGGCAACATGATGTTCGTCGACTTCGAGGTGGCCGCCGTACTCGACTGGGAGATGGCGTCGATCGCCCCGCCAGAGGTCGACCTCGGCTGGATGACCTACCTGCATCGGTTCTTTGACGACCTCACCGTCGACCTCGGGGCCGAGGGTATGCGGCAGTTCATGCGCCCGGCCGACGTGGTCGCCACCTACGAGGCGGCCTCGGGTCGGACCGTGGGCGACCTGCGCTGGCACATGGCCTATGCGGCGATGCGCCACGGGGTGATCATGCGCCGGGTCACCGAGCGGTCGATCCACTTCGGTGAGGCGGTGCGCCCCGAGTCGATCGACGATCTGATCATCCATGGGGCGACGCTGCGGTCGATGCTCGACGGCACCTACTGGGACGACGTCGGGTTTTAG
- a CDS encoding SMP-30/gluconolactonase/LRE family protein, with the protein MARELTTLTTGGRFFEGPRWRDGTWWVSDFYRHSVYRVAPDGRQTQVLEVDTQPSGLGWLPDGRLLVVSMKDQRVLRQEPDGSVVTHADLSGLLTGVANDMVVDAIGRAWVGGFGFDLMAGEDPVASPLIRVDPDGTLSVAAAELMFPNGSVITPDGSTLIVGETIGCRYSAFTIEDDGTLSNRRVWAELAPTPTLGTFDETIGMVAVGPDGCTLDAEGQIWFADAIGSRCVRVAEGGEITDEIAMPEGLGAFACMLGGEDGTTLLICAAPDFFEHLRAEATEAVLLTTTVDVPHAGMP; encoded by the coding sequence ATGGCACGCGAACTCACCACCTTGACCACCGGCGGCAGGTTTTTTGAGGGCCCTCGGTGGCGCGACGGCACCTGGTGGGTGTCGGACTTCTACCGCCACTCGGTGTACCGGGTGGCTCCCGATGGCCGCCAGACCCAGGTGCTCGAGGTCGACACCCAACCGTCAGGCCTTGGCTGGCTGCCCGACGGGCGTCTACTGGTGGTGTCGATGAAGGACCAGCGTGTGCTGCGGCAGGAGCCCGACGGCTCGGTGGTCACCCATGCCGACCTGTCCGGGCTGCTGACCGGGGTGGCCAACGACATGGTGGTCGACGCAATCGGCAGGGCCTGGGTGGGCGGATTCGGCTTCGACCTGATGGCGGGAGAGGATCCGGTGGCCAGCCCGCTGATCCGGGTCGACCCGGACGGCACGCTCAGCGTGGCGGCCGCCGAGCTGATGTTCCCCAACGGCTCCGTCATCACGCCAGACGGTTCGACGCTGATCGTCGGCGAGACGATCGGCTGTCGCTACAGCGCGTTCACGATCGAGGACGACGGCACGCTCTCCAACCGGCGGGTGTGGGCCGAGCTGGCGCCTACGCCGACGCTGGGCACGTTCGACGAGACGATCGGCATGGTCGCCGTCGGCCCCGACGGCTGCACATTGGATGCCGAGGGTCAGATTTGGTTTGCCGATGCGATCGGTTCCCGCTGCGTCCGGGTGGCTGAAGGTGGCGAGATCACCGACGAGATCGCCATGCCCGAGGGGCTGGGAGCGTTCGCATGCATGCTGGGCGGCGAGGACGGCACCACGCTGCTGATCTGCGCAGCACCCGACTTCTTCGAGCACCTTCGCGCAGAGGCGACCGAGGCGGTGCTGCTGACCACCACCGTCGACGTGCCCCACGCCGGCATGCCCTGA